GATGCTGCTCAACTTCGCGCCGTACGTGGGGCCGATGATCGGCATCGTGGCGATGCTGGTGATGGGTTTCGTGACCTGGAAAGAGGTCGGTCCGTCGCTGCTGCCGGCCGCGATCTATCTCGGCCTGCACACCCTGGAAGGCCAGATCCTCACCCCGCTGGTGCTCGGCCAGCGCATGCGCCTGTCGCCACTGGTGCTGATCCTCGCGCTGATGGTGTTCGGCGCGCTGTGGGGCATCATCGGCCTGCTGCTGGCGGTGCCGCTGCTGGCCTGCGCGAAACTGGTGGTCTCGCGCATCGACGGACTCGAAGGCTGGGCCCGGCTGCTGGAGTGAGGCCCACGTACAATGGCGCCATGGCCTTCGACGTCCGCGCCATCACTCTCGACCTCGACGACACGCTATGGCCGTTCGCCCCGATCGGCGTGCGCATCGAACACGCGCTCGACGACTGGATGCGCACGCATTGCCCCGCCACCGCTGAGATGTTCCCGGTCGCCGCCATGCGCACGCTGCGCGAGCAGATGTTCGCCCGCCACCCGCAGCTCGCGCATGACATGTCGGCGCTGCGCCGGCTGACCATCGAACACGCGCTGCGCGAGAGCGGCGCCGACCTGGCGCTCGCCGGACCAGCCTACGAGGTGTTCTTCGCCGCGCGCAACGAAGTCGAGTTCTATCCCGAGGCGCGCGACGCCCTGGCGCGCATCAGCGCGCGGGTGCCGGTGGTGGCGCTGAGCAACGGCAACGCCGACCTCGACCGCATCGGCATCCGCCACCACTTCGCCGCCAGCGTCAGCGCGCAGGAACACGGCGCGGCCAAACCCGACGCCAGCATCTTCCTCGCCGCCTGCGAGCGCGTGGGCCTCGCGCCCGCCGAAGTGCTGCACGTGGGCGACCATCCCGAGGCCGATGTCGCCGGCGCCGCGCGCGCCGGGCTGCGCAGCTGCTGGATCAACCGTCGCGGCGCGGACGGCCGCCGCCCGCCGTGGCGGCACCGCAGCGCCACGCCGGACCTCAATTTCGACACCCTGTCCGGACTGGCCGACTGGCTGGAGGCGGCGACCGCCGCGCCGGGCGACGACACACGGAGCACCCCCGCATGAGTTCCACGCCCGTCACCGGCACAGCCGACGCCACTTCCGCACAGCCGCTGCACCTGGTCGACCGCGACGGCCTCGCCGCCTGGCGCGCCGCGCAACCAGAGGCCGTCGGTGCCTGGCTCGATGCCAACCGTTTCGACGCGGCACCGGGCAGCCACCTGCTGCTGCCCGCCGACGACGGCGGGCCGGCAAGCGCCGTGCTCGGCATCGGTGACCGCCTCGACCCCGCCAGCTACGCGCACGCGCCGATGGCGCTGCCGGGCGGCGACTGGGCGCCGGCGGCAGCACTCGATGACGCCGCACGCCACGCCCTGCAGCTCGGCTGGGGCCTGGGCAGCTACGGCTTCGACCGCTACAAGGCGCGCACGCGCCCCCCGGCGCGGCTCGTGCTGGCGCAGCCCGATGCCGAGGCCGCCGACATCCTCGCCGCCTGCGTGCGCGTGCGCGACCTGGTCAACACGCCGACGCAGGACATGGGGCCGGAACAGCTCGAAGACGTGGCGCGCGGCATGGCCGAGGCGCACGGCGCGGCGTTCGAGGCGATCACCGGCGACGCGTTGCTGGCGCAGAACTTCCCCGCCATCCACGCCGTCGGCCGCGCCTCGCACCGCGCGCCGCGCCTGCTGGCGCTGCGCTGGGGCGACGCCGCGCACCCGCATGTGGCGATCGTCGGCAAGGGCGTGTGCTTCGACACCGGCGGCCTGGACATCAAGCCGGCCGACGGCATGCGCAACATGAAGAAGGACATGGGCGGCGCGGCGCACGCGCTGGCGCTTGCCGAGCTGGTGATGGCACGCGGGCTGCCGCTGCGCATCACCCTGCTGGTGCCGGCAGTGGAGAACGCCATCGGCCCGGACGCGTTCCGCCCCGGCGAGGTGATCGCCACGCGCACCGGCGTGAGCGTCGAGATCGACAACACCGACGCCGAGGGCCGGGTGATCCTCGGCGACGCGCTGGCCTATGCCGGCGAACAGGCGCCCGACCTGATCCTCGACTTCGCCACCCTCACCGGCGCCGCGCGCATCGCGCTCGGCCCCGACCTGCCTGCGCTCTTCAGCAACGACGACGCGCTGGCGCAAGCCTGGCTCGACGCCGGCGTGCAGGTGCGCGACCCGCTGTGGCGCATGCCACTGTGGAGGCCGTATCTGCGCTACCTGACCAGCAAGGTCGCCGACCTGGCCAACGCCGGCTCGAAGATGGCCGGCAGCGTGACCGCGGCGCTGTACCTGGAGCGCTTCGTGCCCAAGGACATGCCGTGGGCGCACCTCGACACCTACGCCTGGAATGACAGCGATCGCCCCGGCCGCCCCGCCGGGGGCGAGGCGCTGGGGCTGCGCGCGGCCTACGCGATGCTCAAGGCGCGCGCGGCCGGCTGAGTCCGGCTACAGCCAGCCCTTCTGCCGCGCGAGGCGATACGCCTCGATGCGGTTGCCGACGCCGAGCTTGCCGATCGCTTCCGACAGATAGTTGCGCACCGTGCCATGCGACAGGCCGAGCGCGGTGGCGATGTCGGCGGCCGCCTGGCCTTCGCCGGCCAGGCGCAGCACCTGGCGTTCGCGCTCGTTGAGCGGGTCGGCCTCCGACCACGCTTCGAGCGCGAGCTGCGGATCGATGGCGCGGCCACCGGCGTGCACCCGGCGCAGCGCCTCGGCCAGCCGTTCGATCGGCGCGTCCTTCAGCAGGTAGCCGTGCACGCCCGCATCCAGCGCGCGGCGCAGGTAGCCGGCGCGGGCAAAGGTGGTGACGATGACGACCTTGGTCGCCAGCCCGTGGCGCTGGATGCGCTGTGCGAGCTCCAGGCCGGTGAGGCCGGGCATTTCGATGTCGGTGACCAGCAGGTCGGGCGAGGTGCCCTGCAGGTCGCGCCAGGCGGCCTCGCCGTCCGCCGCCGCGGCCACCACCTCGATGTCGGCCTCCATCGCGAGCAGCGCGGCGAGCGCGCCGCGCAGCAGGGCTTGGTCCTCGGCGAGCACGATGCGGATCATGCGCCGCCATCCGTGGCGCGGCGCAGGCCAGCGTCGGCAGGGCCGTCAGGATTCTCGTGGTCGTGGTCGTGGTCGCCGGCAGCGTGCGCCGACAGCGGCAGCCAGGCCTCCACCACCGTGCCTCCGCCGGGCGCCGGGCCGATATCCATGCGCCCGCCAAGCGACTCGATGCGCTCGCGCATGCCGCCCACGCCGTTGCCCGGCACGATCGCGCCGCCACGGCCGTCGTCGCGGATGCGCAGCGTGATGCCCTCACCCGCGGCACGCATGGTGATCTCCGCGCTTTGCGCGCGGGCGTGGCGCTGGATGTTGGTCACGGCTTCGCGCAGCACCAGCGCCAGCGTGGTCTCCACGCGTGCCGGCAGCGCGCCGCCGGCCAGGCCGCGCTCATCCCAGTCATGGCGCAGCCCCACGCCGTCGCATTCCAGCAGCAGCTTTGCCGATGCCAGCTCGGCGGCGATGCCCGCCGCGCGGATGCCGCTGACCGCCGAGCGCACCTGCGCCAGCGCATCGCGCGCGACACGGCTCACGGCATCGATCTCGGCGCGCGCCGCCGCCGGGTCGCGCTCCACCAGGCGCGCGGCCAGGTCCGACTTCAACGCGACCAGCGACAGCGTGTGCCCGAGCAGGTCGTGCAGGTCGCGGCCGATGCGCTCGCGCTCGGCGAGCGCGGCCAGCCGGCGCACTTCGTCGTGCGACAGCCTGAGCGCCGCGTCCGCGGCATGGCTGGCGTGTTCGACGTGGACGATGGTGCCGACGATCAGGGCGACCAGCGGCAGCCACACCACCGCCTGCCACGGGTAGCCGAGCCAAAGCGCGAAGCCGACGAACGCGGCGTTGAGCACGGCCAGCAGCAACACGTAGCGGACCAGCGAGCGCGCGCGCTGGCTGCGCAGCATCACGCAGCCGAACACGAAATAGCTCATGCCCGATGGATACCAGGGCAGGAGCAGCATGCCGAGCGCGATCATCGCCAGGGCGTAGCGCCAGGCGTTCCGCTCGGGGCGCAGCAGCACGCAGGCGTACAGCAGCACGAACAGCGGATACGTCAGCAGCGTGAGCAGCGCCCAGCGCGTGCTGTAGCCGTCCGGCGTGAACAGCGGCGTGGTGAACACCCACGCCGACCACATCAAGTGCACCCATTCGGTCCACGCCGAGCGGCCCTGGCGCTGCACCGCGGCGAGCGCCGAATCGGGCGCCGGCTGCACCCACGCACGCCAGCCGGACAACTTCGCGCGG
This Luteimonas sp. MC1572 DNA region includes the following protein-coding sequences:
- a CDS encoding HAD-IA family hydrolase, yielding MAFDVRAITLDLDDTLWPFAPIGVRIEHALDDWMRTHCPATAEMFPVAAMRTLREQMFARHPQLAHDMSALRRLTIEHALRESGADLALAGPAYEVFFAARNEVEFYPEARDALARISARVPVVALSNGNADLDRIGIRHHFAASVSAQEHGAAKPDASIFLAACERVGLAPAEVLHVGDHPEADVAGAARAGLRSCWINRRGADGRRPPWRHRSATPDLNFDTLSGLADWLEAATAAPGDDTRSTPA
- a CDS encoding leucyl aminopeptidase family protein produces the protein MSSTPVTGTADATSAQPLHLVDRDGLAAWRAAQPEAVGAWLDANRFDAAPGSHLLLPADDGGPASAVLGIGDRLDPASYAHAPMALPGGDWAPAAALDDAARHALQLGWGLGSYGFDRYKARTRPPARLVLAQPDAEAADILAACVRVRDLVNTPTQDMGPEQLEDVARGMAEAHGAAFEAITGDALLAQNFPAIHAVGRASHRAPRLLALRWGDAAHPHVAIVGKGVCFDTGGLDIKPADGMRNMKKDMGGAAHALALAELVMARGLPLRITLLVPAVENAIGPDAFRPGEVIATRTGVSVEIDNTDAEGRVILGDALAYAGEQAPDLILDFATLTGAARIALGPDLPALFSNDDALAQAWLDAGVQVRDPLWRMPLWRPYLRYLTSKVADLANAGSKMAGSVTAALYLERFVPKDMPWAHLDTYAWNDSDRPGRPAGGEALGLRAAYAMLKARAAG
- a CDS encoding response regulator transcription factor — encoded protein: MIRIVLAEDQALLRGALAALLAMEADIEVVAAAADGEAAWRDLQGTSPDLLVTDIEMPGLTGLELAQRIQRHGLATKVVIVTTFARAGYLRRALDAGVHGYLLKDAPIERLAEALRRVHAGGRAIDPQLALEAWSEADPLNERERQVLRLAGEGQAAADIATALGLSHGTVRNYLSEAIGKLGVGNRIEAYRLARQKGWL
- a CDS encoding sensor histidine kinase codes for the protein MEHAGAHRAKLSGWRAWVQPAPDSALAAVQRQGRSAWTEWVHLMWSAWVFTTPLFTPDGYSTRWALLTLLTYPLFVLLYACVLLRPERNAWRYALAMIALGMLLLPWYPSGMSYFVFGCVMLRSQRARSLVRYVLLLAVLNAAFVGFALWLGYPWQAVVWLPLVALIVGTIVHVEHASHAADAALRLSHDEVRRLAALAERERIGRDLHDLLGHTLSLVALKSDLAARLVERDPAAARAEIDAVSRVARDALAQVRSAVSGIRAAGIAAELASAKLLLECDGVGLRHDWDERGLAGGALPARVETTLALVLREAVTNIQRHARAQSAEITMRAAGEGITLRIRDDGRGGAIVPGNGVGGMRERIESLGGRMDIGPAPGGGTVVEAWLPLSAHAAGDHDHDHENPDGPADAGLRRATDGGA